A single window of Eucalyptus grandis isolate ANBG69807.140 chromosome 1, ASM1654582v1, whole genome shotgun sequence DNA harbors:
- the LOC120296409 gene encoding 60S ribosomal protein L7a-2-like has translation MELVLWLPVLCRKMEIPYCIVKGKARLGTIVHKKTASVLCLTTVKNEDKLEFNKILEAIKANFNDKYDEYRKKWCGGIMGSKSQAKTKAKEKLLAKEAAQRMS, from the exons ATGGAGCTGGTTTTGTGGCTCCCAGTATTATGCAGGAAAATGGAAATTCCATACTGCATTGTGAAGGGCAAGGCTCGCTTGGGCACG ATCGTCCATAAGAAAACTGCGTCTGTTTTGTGCCTGACAACAGTGAAAAATGAGGACAAGTTGGAATTCAACAAAATCTTGGAGGCTATTAAG GCTAACTTCAATGACAAGTACGATGAGTACAGGAAAAAGTGGTGTGGTGGAATCATGGGCTCAAAATCCCAAGCCAAAACCAAGGCCAAAGAAAAGCTTCTTGCCAAGGAAGCTGCTCAGAGAATGAGTTAG